CAACAAGAGGACTTGGGGTTATGTATCGTGATGGAATACGTTGACGGGATTTCCCTGAAAGAGCTTATGATTCAAGGGAAATTAACGCAGCCTCTCGCGTACAAGTTTATCCGGGAACTTTGTGAAGCGTTGCACTATATTCATAGCAAGCAACTTGTTCATAAAGACTTAAAGCCGGAGAATATCATCATTACCCACAACGGGTATAACGTCAAATTAATCGACTTCGGCCTCTCGGATCGGGATGATTATGACACGCTGAAAATTCCTGCCGGAACAAAAAAATATCTCGCCCCGGAGCAATTGCTTCCTCACGCATCGCTTGATTGCCGCACGGATATTTACTCGCTGGGAGTTATCATCCAAGACATCACAAGCGTGATAAAGGATCGAAGATTGGCTCGAATCGCGCAGAAATGTACACAGAAAAATCCTGACAAGAGATTTTATTCCGCCCAAGAAGTGCTGGAAGCGCTCAATGTTAGAAGACATAGCAAGAGCATTCTTTATATTTCTGCGGTCGCGGTACTCTCGTTCCTGACAACCTTTTACTTGAAGAACTTGTCGTCCCAACCGGATAAAAGTAGCATAAAC
The window above is part of the Butyricimonas paravirosa genome. Proteins encoded here:
- a CDS encoding serine/threonine protein kinase gives rise to the protein MPNKDSLSSGFVGEDIPSQESMFSNISEFYRSESGYSCLHLCRRYGKLHILKSLQPPFKQEEFYKQLLHKEFNIGYQLDHPNIRQTIDWEQQEDLGLCIVMEYVDGISLKELMIQGKLTQPLAYKFIRELCEALHYIHSKQLVHKDLKPENIIITHNGYNVKLIDFGLSDRDDYDTLKIPAGTKKYLAPEQLLPHASLDCRTDIYSLGVIIQDITSVIKDRRLARIAQKCTQKNPDKRFYSAQEVLEALNVRRHSKSILYISAVAVLSFLTTFYLKNLSSQPDKSSINRVYSNSVIAPTCQKFLLQKKNNLNRHVIAYKKNERSLVQDSTNTQKALKQIIKTEFADATQQESRLFKHQVNELESEIGQIFEAIRKEVQ